In Haematobia irritans isolate KBUSLIRL chromosome 1, ASM5000362v1, whole genome shotgun sequence, a genomic segment contains:
- the LOC142236760 gene encoding uncharacterized protein LOC142236760 has product MLSGDELDALTEVRDILKPLWNITKEISSEKTVTLSKCIPLVVALKMEVVPADPDDIWHYIDSSVCKEKQFFEEHDNALPLQLRQFLNTPTVNRKANPNPFIAWEVIQNEYPYVWKIAKNILPIVATSVPSERLFSHAGIIANQLRNRISPQHLNQLVFLRSLRLYTTSLQ; this is encoded by the exons ATGCTAAGTGGTGACGAATTAGATGCATTAACAGAAGTTCGTGATATTTTAAAACCGCTTTGGAATATAACCAAAGAAATTAGCTctgaaaaaacagttactctcagcAAATGTATTCCATTGGTTGTAGCCCTAAAGATG GAAGTTGTTCCAGCAGATCCAGATGACATCTGGCATTACATTGACAGCTCTGtgtgtaaagaaaaacaatttttcgagGAACATGACAATGCACTTCCACTTCAATTACGCCAATTTCTAAATACACCGACTGTCAATCGTAAAGCAAATCCTAACCCTTTTATAGCTTGGGAAGTAATTCAAAATGAGTACCCATATGTTTGGAAAATAGctaagaacattttgccaattgTTGCAACTTCAGTTCCATCTGAAAGGCTATTTTCGCATGCAGGAATCATTGCAAACCAATTGCGAAATCGCATATCTCCACAACATCTAAATCAATTGGTGTTTTTGCgatctttaag ACTGTATACGACCTCATTGCAATGA